One Gordonia sp. SID5947 genomic region harbors:
- a CDS encoding homoserine O-acetyltransferase, protein MSVSIETTTESADRPDWEQMPDGAMTSVQIGSISLDNGGQIDDVSLAFQRWGTLSPTRDNVILTLHALTGDSHVTGPADAEHPTPGWWDGLIGPGCAIDTDEWCVISANVLGGCQGSTGPASPAPDGRPWGSRFPQITVLDQVRAERLLVERLDIAGIGAVIGGSMGGARALEWAIEYPEMVRSALVLAVGARATADQIGTQTTQIAAIKADPDWQNGDYHGTGRVPSTGMGVARRIAHLTYRGETELDQRFADQPQGDEEPLTGGRYAVDSYLQHQADKLIGRFDPGSYVVLSNVLNHHDVGRDRGGIEAALRRCHVPVIVGGIVSDRLYPLRLQVELAELLGNCVGGLQVVHSDNGHDGFLTEFDAINDLLKQTVELARA, encoded by the coding sequence GTGTCGGTGAGTATCGAAACGACAACCGAGTCAGCTGATCGGCCCGACTGGGAGCAGATGCCCGACGGGGCGATGACCAGTGTCCAGATCGGCTCGATCTCACTCGACAACGGCGGACAGATCGACGACGTCTCCCTGGCGTTCCAGCGCTGGGGCACGTTGTCGCCGACCCGTGACAACGTGATCCTCACTCTGCATGCGCTCACCGGTGACTCGCATGTGACCGGGCCTGCGGACGCGGAGCATCCGACGCCCGGCTGGTGGGACGGACTCATCGGTCCGGGGTGCGCGATCGACACCGACGAATGGTGTGTGATCTCCGCCAATGTGCTCGGCGGCTGCCAAGGATCCACCGGGCCCGCGTCGCCGGCGCCCGACGGACGGCCGTGGGGTTCACGCTTCCCCCAGATCACCGTGCTGGATCAGGTCCGTGCCGAGCGACTGCTCGTGGAACGCCTCGACATCGCGGGCATCGGCGCCGTCATCGGCGGCTCGATGGGCGGAGCGCGGGCCCTGGAATGGGCGATCGAATACCCGGAGATGGTCCGCAGCGCATTGGTGCTCGCGGTCGGCGCCCGGGCCACCGCGGACCAGATCGGTACCCAGACCACCCAGATCGCGGCGATCAAGGCCGATCCCGACTGGCAGAACGGCGATTATCACGGCACCGGTCGTGTGCCGTCGACCGGCATGGGTGTGGCACGCAGAATCGCGCACCTCACCTACCGCGGCGAGACCGAACTCGATCAACGGTTCGCCGACCAGCCCCAGGGCGACGAGGAACCGCTGACCGGCGGCCGCTATGCGGTGGACAGCTACCTGCAGCATCAGGCCGACAAACTCATCGGCCGCTTCGATCCCGGCAGCTACGTGGTGCTGAGCAACGTCCTCAACCACCACGACGTCGGACGCGATCGGGGCGGCATCGAAGCGGCACTGCGCCGGTGCCACGTCCCGGTCATCGTCGGCGGCATCGTCTCGGACCGCTTGTACCCGTTGCGGTTACAGGTCGAGCTGGCCGAGCTGCTGGGCAACTGCGTCGGCGGCCTGCAGGTGGTCCACTCGGACAACGGTCACGACGGATTCCTCACGGAATTCGACGCGATCAACGATCTGCTGAAGCAGACCGTCGAACTCGCCCGCGCCTGA
- a CDS encoding Hsp70 family protein has translation MGVSAGDGMIHYVLLTRDDVGRSVVDTRVIDVDRSDGLDVAGRVNAGIDLMLGAARDANLRVGPIGVAARTTKQRWELQSRGAGPRRQIHLVNDDEAVVAYLSATGQITRFESVVVVDCGDTGMSLYTVEPATSRISATERSRALTGRRLDRSIVEQLVTDESVAESMGARTRRRALLSACRTAKEEFSAPTPSAEAGSILLADGGGHVTLTQDTIDAAIAPMIDEARGVLARYLSDGADRGPRPQAVVLVGGIANLPAVRAMVDRDQTLEVIVPEAPELAASVGAAILARAKTTVESPSRLAFIGGKRNREWLSATPLAVVGAIIAAAMMTVFAVSSSLTGQNEPAPSSTAAPETSSTTSSAVTTSRAPQQPIPTTTAAVVPPPVVQIPTEEQVVPRTRRPEPRWNESPGWATTELPPTTQQPDQPSTTTRTLLPYPLPSLPWPTGTRPTPTIPPDLLPPGFAPQTTQPTPAPPQQAPATTSPRGAQRQMTPSAPTSEDAPESTTSTPVPSR, from the coding sequence ATGGGTGTCTCAGCAGGCGATGGCATGATCCACTACGTCCTGCTCACCCGCGACGACGTCGGGCGTAGTGTGGTGGACACCCGGGTGATCGACGTAGACCGCAGCGACGGCCTGGATGTCGCCGGCCGGGTCAATGCCGGGATCGACCTGATGCTGGGTGCCGCACGCGACGCGAACCTGCGGGTCGGTCCGATCGGCGTGGCCGCACGCACCACAAAGCAGCGCTGGGAGCTCCAGTCGAGGGGAGCCGGGCCACGGCGTCAGATCCACCTGGTCAACGACGACGAGGCGGTCGTGGCCTACCTCTCGGCCACGGGGCAGATCACCCGTTTCGAGTCCGTCGTGGTGGTCGACTGCGGCGATACCGGGATGTCCCTCTACACGGTCGAGCCCGCGACCAGTCGGATCTCGGCGACGGAACGATCCCGTGCGCTGACCGGTCGTCGACTCGATCGATCCATCGTCGAGCAGTTGGTCACCGATGAGTCCGTGGCGGAATCGATGGGGGCCCGGACCCGTCGTCGCGCACTGCTGAGTGCGTGCCGGACCGCCAAGGAGGAGTTCTCGGCGCCGACGCCCTCGGCCGAGGCCGGTTCGATCCTGCTCGCCGACGGCGGCGGACACGTGACGCTCACCCAGGACACGATCGACGCCGCGATCGCACCGATGATCGACGAAGCGCGAGGCGTGCTGGCGCGCTACCTGTCCGACGGCGCCGATCGCGGTCCGCGTCCCCAGGCGGTCGTGCTGGTGGGTGGCATCGCCAACCTGCCTGCCGTCCGTGCGATGGTCGATCGTGATCAGACGCTCGAGGTCATCGTCCCCGAGGCCCCCGAACTCGCGGCGTCTGTCGGTGCGGCCATCCTCGCGCGGGCCAAGACCACCGTCGAGAGTCCGTCTCGCCTCGCGTTTATCGGGGGAAAGCGGAATCGCGAGTGGCTCTCCGCGACGCCATTGGCCGTGGTCGGCGCGATCATCGCCGCGGCGATGATGACCGTCTTCGCCGTCAGTTCGTCGCTGACCGGGCAGAACGAGCCTGCCCCGTCGTCGACGGCTGCGCCCGAGACGTCGTCGACCACCAGTTCGGCGGTCACGACGTCCCGCGCACCGCAACAGCCGATCCCCACCACCACGGCCGCGGTCGTACCGCCGCCGGTGGTCCAGATCCCGACCGAGGAGCAGGTGGTGCCGCGGACACGGCGGCCCGAGCCGCGGTGGAACGAGTCGCCGGGCTGGGCCACCACCGAGTTGCCGCCCACCACACAGCAACCCGATCAGCCGTCGACGACCACGCGGACGCTGTTGCCCTACCCGCTGCCCTCGTTGCCGTGGCCCACCGGCACCCGGCCCACTCCGACGATCCCGCCGGACCTGCTGCCGCCGGGGTTCGCGCCGCAGACGACCCAGCCGACACCGGCCCCACCGCAGCAGGCCCCGGCGACGACATCACCGCGGGGCGCGCAGCGTCAGATGACGCCTTCGGCGCCGACGTCGGAGGACGCACCGGAGTCGACCACCAGCACTCCGGTGCCCTCGCGGTAG
- a CDS encoding DUF3017 domain-containing protein, with protein MTGTSAAGRVERIRHARQVRRYLVQIPYFVVLLGLLVAAILVLFDRWRRGAFVFGSALLLGAVLRALIPSSRAGLLQVRGRFFDVAAMAATGTLILWLATSIDPLGTD; from the coding sequence GTGACCGGGACGAGTGCTGCCGGCCGTGTGGAGCGGATTCGGCACGCACGGCAGGTCAGGCGGTATCTGGTTCAGATCCCGTACTTCGTCGTATTGCTGGGCCTGCTGGTGGCCGCGATCCTGGTCTTGTTCGACCGGTGGCGGCGTGGCGCATTCGTCTTCGGATCGGCGCTGCTGCTCGGGGCGGTCCTACGGGCCCTGATCCCGTCGTCGCGAGCGGGTCTTCTCCAGGTCAGAGGGCGTTTCTTCGATGTCGCGGCGATGGCGGCCACCGGCACACTCATCCTGTGGCTGGCGACGTCAATCGATCCGTTGGGCACAGATTGA
- a CDS encoding bifunctional methylenetetrahydrofolate dehydrogenase/methenyltetrahydrofolate cyclohydrolase, translating into MSAIRLDGKVTRDEIFDDLGVRVEKLRAEGIMPGLGTVLVGDDPGSQSYVKGKHADCARIGVASIRKDLPADATTEELNAAIDELNGDPSCTGYIVQLPLPRHLDENAALERIDPSKDADGLHPINLGRLVLGKESTLPCTPRGIVHLLRRYDIPINGARVTVVGRGVTIGRPIGLLLTRRSENATVTLCHTGTADLASEVARADIVIAAAGVPHLITKDMVKPGAAVIDVGVSRTESGLTGDVAPDVWDVAGHVSPNPGGVGPLTRAFLLVNVVERAEAELAGRSGSGPLG; encoded by the coding sequence GTGAGCGCTATACGACTCGACGGCAAGGTCACTCGTGACGAGATCTTCGACGATCTCGGCGTGCGGGTGGAGAAGTTGCGTGCCGAGGGCATCATGCCCGGTCTCGGCACCGTGCTGGTCGGGGATGATCCCGGCTCGCAGTCCTACGTGAAGGGCAAGCACGCCGACTGCGCCCGTATCGGCGTGGCCTCGATCCGTAAGGATCTGCCAGCGGACGCGACCACCGAGGAACTGAACGCGGCGATCGACGAGCTGAACGGGGACCCGAGCTGCACCGGCTACATCGTCCAACTGCCGCTTCCGCGCCATCTCGACGAGAACGCCGCCTTGGAGCGCATCGATCCGTCGAAGGATGCCGATGGTCTCCATCCGATCAACCTCGGGCGTCTGGTGCTCGGCAAGGAGTCGACGCTGCCGTGCACTCCGCGCGGCATCGTCCACCTGCTGCGGCGATACGACATCCCCATCAACGGCGCGCGGGTGACCGTGGTCGGACGCGGCGTCACCATCGGACGACCGATCGGTCTGCTCCTGACCCGGCGCAGCGAGAACGCGACCGTCACGCTCTGTCACACCGGCACCGCCGACCTCGCGTCTGAGGTCGCCCGGGCCGACATCGTGATCGCCGCCGCAGGTGTGCCGCATCTCATCACCAAGGACATGGTGAAGCCGGGCGCGGCGGTCATCGACGTCGGGGTCAGCCGGACCGAGTCCGGGCTCACCGGCGACGTCGCGCCGGATGTCTGGGATGTGGCGGGCCACGTGTCGCCCAACCCCGGCGGTGTCGGGCCGCTCACCCGCGCGTTTCTGCTCGTCAACGTGGTGGAACGGGCAGAAGCCGAACTCGCCGGGCGCAGCGGGTCGGGGCCTCTCGGGTGA
- a CDS encoding serine/threonine dehydratase: MGVVTLDDVVAARERISGDVRRTPEFATSLDTVDGRVDVVFKLEYLQAGGCFKPRGSLNAVRHARAAGQLDDAGILVASGGNAAIGAAWAARIAGTSCTVVVPETAPQVKVDSLRALGADVRQVGDRYQQAADAAAEMAGRSGALLLHAYDQPDIVAGAGTIGLELADDIAGPLTTVVCVGGGGLLGGLTAVQRPGDRIIGVEPAGASCLHQALEAGRPVPVELDSVAADSLGATRLGDICWSTIAGRAVTSVVVSDADLIAARRHLWEAFRILVEPGTATAVAAVLTGVVRPEPDSTLCVVLCGANTSATI; the protein is encoded by the coding sequence GTGGGTGTCGTCACCCTCGACGACGTCGTCGCCGCCCGCGAGCGGATCTCCGGCGACGTGCGGCGCACGCCGGAGTTCGCGACTTCGCTCGACACCGTCGACGGTCGCGTCGACGTGGTGTTCAAGCTCGAATACCTCCAGGCTGGTGGCTGCTTCAAGCCCCGCGGCAGCCTCAACGCGGTGCGGCACGCCCGTGCGGCAGGACAGCTCGACGACGCAGGCATCCTGGTCGCGTCGGGCGGCAACGCCGCGATCGGCGCCGCATGGGCGGCCCGGATCGCCGGTACCAGCTGCACCGTGGTGGTTCCCGAGACGGCGCCCCAGGTCAAGGTCGACAGCCTGCGCGCACTTGGTGCCGACGTCCGTCAGGTCGGTGACCGCTACCAGCAGGCCGCCGACGCCGCGGCGGAGATGGCCGGACGAAGCGGCGCTCTCCTGCTGCATGCCTATGACCAACCCGACATCGTGGCCGGCGCGGGCACGATCGGACTCGAACTCGCCGACGACATCGCCGGTCCGTTGACCACGGTCGTCTGTGTCGGCGGCGGCGGATTGCTCGGCGGGCTGACCGCGGTGCAACGGCCGGGCGATCGGATCATCGGCGTCGAGCCGGCCGGTGCGTCGTGCCTGCATCAAGCGTTGGAAGCGGGTCGCCCGGTCCCTGTGGAACTCGACAGTGTCGCCGCCGATTCCCTCGGCGCCACCCGCCTCGGGGACATCTGCTGGTCGACCATCGCCGGCCGCGCGGTGACCAGCGTGGTGGTCTCGGACGCAGACCTGATCGCGGCGCGCCGCCATCTGTGGGAAGCCTTCCGCATCCTGGTGGAGCCCGGCACGGCGACCGCAGTCGCCGCGGTGCTCACCGGAGTCGTTCGGCCGGAACCGGATTCGACATTGTGCGTGGTGCTGTGCGGCGCAAACACCTCGGCGACCATCTGA
- a CDS encoding tRNA (cytidine(34)-2'-O)-methyltransferase has translation MFRIMFYQPCIPPNTGNAIRLAANTGCELHLIEPLGFSMSDAQVKRAGLDYHEMATVTVHPNLATAWTTLEPERVFAFTAHASRYHTDVDYRPGDVLLFGPEPTGLPDDVLAEPEVTDRVRIPMLAGRRSHNLANAASIVVYEAWRQNGFSGAV, from the coding sequence ATGTTCCGCATCATGTTCTATCAGCCGTGCATCCCACCCAACACCGGGAACGCGATCCGTCTTGCCGCCAACACCGGCTGCGAACTGCATCTCATCGAGCCACTCGGATTCAGCATGTCCGATGCGCAGGTCAAACGCGCCGGCCTGGACTATCACGAGATGGCCACGGTCACAGTGCATCCCAATCTGGCGACCGCATGGACCACACTCGAGCCCGAGCGCGTCTTCGCGTTCACCGCGCACGCATCCCGCTACCACACGGATGTCGACTACCGACCCGGGGATGTCTTGTTGTTCGGGCCCGAACCGACCGGACTGCCCGACGACGTACTCGCCGAACCTGAGGTGACCGACCGGGTCCGGATACCCATGCTGGCGGGGCGTCGGTCACACAACCTCGCAAACGCCGCGAGCATCGTCGTCTACGAGGCGTGGCGGCAGAACGGATTCAGCGGAGCGGTCTGA
- a CDS encoding DUF167 domain-containing protein, with translation MPRQIVVTVKPSSRKGPLVETGPDGSVTVFVREPAVEGRANKAVAAILADHLGVPKRKIALVGGATARTKRFRIDS, from the coding sequence ATGCCGAGGCAGATCGTGGTGACCGTGAAGCCGAGTAGTCGCAAGGGGCCGCTGGTGGAGACCGGGCCCGACGGTTCGGTCACCGTCTTCGTGCGTGAACCGGCGGTCGAGGGTCGGGCGAACAAAGCTGTCGCGGCGATCCTCGCCGATCATCTCGGTGTGCCCAAACGGAAGATCGCGCTCGTCGGTGGTGCCACTGCACGGACCAAGCGATTCCGGATCGACAGCTGA